In the bacterium SCSIO 12741 genome, CCCACCAATATTGGCTGAGTAAGCGATGCCCAACATCAAAGCCAGCCGAAAGCGATTAAACTCCCGGTTACCGCCTTCTTTATGCGGCTGTTCTCGTAGCAATTGGTCCACGGACAAGGCAATGGGAAGCATCATGACCGCTGTAGCCGTGTTGCTAATCCACATACTGAGGAGAGCCGTGGCCAGCATAAAACCAAGAATGATTCCCTTGGGATCGGTACCGGTAAAGTGAATGAGGTGAATCGCTATTCGGTAATGCAACTGCCGTTTTTCCATGGCCAAGGCAATGATGAATCCGCCCAAAAACAAAAAGATAATAGGGTGTGCGTACGGAATGAGTGCCTCCTTAATGGGAAAGAGTTCCAGAAAAGGAAACAGAATCATGGGTAAGAGGGCGGTGATAAAAATCGGAACCACCTCGGCCATCCACCAGATAATCATCCAAAAACAAACGCCTAATATCGCTGCTCTGTCGGGATAGTCGGGTAGGGTAAAAAGGGTGATAAGGACCATCCCCAGCGGTCCGATAAAAAAGGCAATGCGCTTGTATAAAGGGTAATTCTCCGCCATGTTGGACAGCTACCTAATTGGAGGTGTCCGACGAATATACATCAAATGAAAAGGTAGTTACCCGACGCTGATCAGGCGGAATCTGAAAGATCCAATTCATGATGTCTTTGTAAGTGACTTTGGCGTTAAAGGGAATGTCCTGCTTGAGCGAAACCACTACCATTCGATGTTGTTCCTTGTACAAGTCGGTTTCCAGCTGATAATCCAATGAAGGCTTAGGGAAGGTGTACTCCTTTTGAGCTTCAAAAACCTTGTTCTTTTCATATTCATTGGGATAGAGCTGGTAGGCTTCCTGTTTTTCGGCAAACACGAATATTCGGATGTAGGCCTCTTGATTAGGTTTGAGCGTAAAGGTGAGCAAGTCTTTGTTCACATAAACCGGTTTGATGCCGTCCATCCAAAGATCGAAGGAAGGGTCCATGCCTTGCTTAAACTTAATTACCTCAATATTGGCTTTTATATGAACTTCCAATAGACCCTGATCGTTGATCTTCTTCTCTTCGGAGAGCAATTCAAGATCGGAAATAACGCCCTGCATGTCGTTGAGGATATTGGTAGAGAAAATCTCCTCCATGTTTCCGTTTTCCTCTTTGACAAAAAAGTCGCTGTAAGACGAAATCTGCTCGGTAACACCCGCCTTTTGCAAAGCCAGTAGCTTGGCTTCATTCAAGGCCTTTTGCTTCACCTGAGCAGGAGATTCACTTTCGGAACCCACCGCATAGGCCTCCACATTTTTGATGAGGACTTTTTTCGACACTTTTCCAGCCGAGGCCAGCAGTGTTGAAAGCAGTAACACAAGCAGTAATCCGTGCTTCATGATTTCGGGTATTAGTACAGGTTCCAGTCCTTCCAGGAATCTCCCAGACCTGGACTCGCATTGACATCCGGCGTTTGTTCTTTTTCGTTAACGAATACAGCTTTCAGGCCAATGTTTTCTTTCAAGTATTCGTACAAATCGGCATAACTCACATCCCCTGAGGTCTCCTGCATTTTTTTCAGGAGGTAATAGGTAAACAAGCCATGTCCTTCGGTATGAAGAGGCTGAGCTGTTTCACTTCCTGAGCAAGCAGAAAACACTACAATGTTTCCATTGAGGTAGTCTTCTTTCGGAACTATTTTAACGGCACGGGCAGCCAATAGTCCTTGATTACGAGCACCGCCACTAAAACAAGCGTCGATAAATACGGTAACCCGTTTACACTCGTGCTCAGTCAGCTTTTTGTACACGTCGCTTAGCTTGAAGCCATAGGTTAAATCACTGGCACTTACGTCCACTGGCATGATGTAGGGATCACGTGAGTTTTGATCGGGAAAACCGTGGCCCGCATAGTATACAAATACTTCGGCCTTACCATCGGTAAGTTCAATGGCCTTGGAGATTTTTTGCAAGGCTCGGTTCATTTCTACCACCCGGGCGTTCTGTAAGAAGACCACATTTTCATCAGGTACACCCAGCATTTGGTTGCAGTAATTCTTAAAGATTTCCGCATCCCGATTGGCATAGTCTACGTTTGATTCAGACGAAAGTGTAGGCTGAAAGGTCTGGTAGTCCTCATTTCCAATAATTAGGGCAAAGCGATAAGGAAATTTCTCGCCGCGGTTTGGAATGTTTACATCCACATCGGAGATTACGGGTGGAGCAGAAGCTTGAGGTTGAGGTTTGGGAACGGTTTTTACAACAGGTCGGGTACGAGGTTGAATCACCGCCTGTGCGGGTGGTTTCATCGGCTCGTAATAGTCTACCGGCCATTTCGAAATACCAGCTTCCAACAATCGCTTGTCGGTTTTTTCATCAATCTCAACTAAGCGATCTAAGTCTTCCGTACCTCTCAATTTGTTCAGCAGGCTTTTGCGTTGCTTTTCATTGGTGAGGTAAATTTTGTCTAAAACAACCTGGCGGAATGCTTCCACCTCCCATCTTTCGAAAATATCGTGAATGGCATTTGCCCAGTAGTTGCGCAATCCCAATCCGCCGGGTTCTCCTTCCATTTCTTGAATGGTAATAATATCCCGGGTGGCAATGTCAAAGAATACTACATGAATAACCGCCTTACGCTCCAGCTTGTTGAAGGACTCGGCATAAAGCACCATTCCCAATCCGCTGTTTACAGGAAGATCGTATTGGTTGACCGATTCGAAGATTTTTACCTGATCCAAACGGTAGTCGTGACTAACCACCAATTGGTCGTGATCCACTGCCCGATTGATCTTGTCAAAGGTGTGGATGTGGTACATGGCTCGACGCTTGTGGAAGAATTGTTCGACGTTATATTTCACTCTTTCCTCAAAAAGAATCTCATTCCATCGTGCAAAATAGGAATCCACGATCCGATCCGACTCCTCAAAACCAAAGGTTCCGATCATCTTGACATGGGAAAAGTCAATGCCAAAAAATTTCACTTCCTGCTGATAATAAACGTACTGCGTATTCTGGGCAACGGCCGATGAAATGCCCAAAAACAGTGCGAATAAAAGCAAGTACACCTTTTTCATGTGCGTTAAAAATTAAGGTATAAAGTTAGCAGATAAATCACTCGAATTATCTAATATTCCATATTCAAAGAAAAGACAGTTCATACAATTATTGGACCAATGTTAAAAGAGCTTAACACCGTGACAGCCCAAGAGGCTGTAAAGATCATCGAATCAGGAAATCGAGTATATGTACACACCGCTGCTGCAACACCGAGACACCTGGTAAATGCGATGACGGAACGATACAATGAGTTGAAGGACGTGGAGGTCGTAAGTATCCACACGGAATGGGATGCACCGTATGCGTCGGAAGAATATGAAGGCCATTTTTCGGTAAAGACCTTTTTCGTGGGTGGTAATATTCGTGGATCGGTTAACGGTGGTCGGGCGAGTTACATCCCCATGTTTTTGAGCGAGATTCCTCATTTTTTGAGAAGTGGAGCCATGCCCATTGATGTGGCCTTGATTCAGGTGTCACCACCGGATCGTCATGGATATTGTTCTCTGGGTGTGTCGGTAGACGTGAGTGAAGCGGCTACGGATTCAGCGAGACATGTTATTGCGCAGGTAAACCCTCAAATGCCAAGAACGCATGGAGATGGAATCATTCATGTATCAGCCATTGATGCCTTTGTGGAATGTGAAGATCCGATTTATGAAGTAGGTTTTAAAGAGCCTTCTAATATTGAAATGGCCATAGGTCATCACATCGCCAATTTGGTGGAAGATGGGGCGACCTTGCAAACCGGAATCGGCGGTATACCCAATGCGGCACTCAAGGCTTTGGAAAATCACAAGGACCTGGGAATGCATACCGAGATGTTTAGCGATGGGATCATTCACCTGATGGAAAAAGGGGTATTGACCGGTATTCACAAACACTCCCACCCTGAAAAAGTGGTGAGTGGATTTTGTCTGGGAAGCCGAAAACTGTACGACTTCATTGACGACAACCCCGGTGTGATTATGTGTGATGTTGGCTGGGTAAACAATACTGGAGTAATTCGTAAAAATCCCAAGGTGACGGCGATAAACAGTGCCATTGAGGTAGATCTGTTCGGTCAGGTTTGTGCCGATAGTATTGGTTCTCGTCAATATTCCGGAGTAGGGGGACAGATGGACTTCATTCGCGGAGCCGCACTATCTGAAGGCGGTAAGGCCATTATTGCGCTTCCATCCTCTACACGAAAGGGAATAAGCCGAATCGTAAGTCGATTGAATGTTGGAGCCAGTGTAACTACTACCCGGGCTCATGTGCATTACATTATTACGGAACATGGAGTAGCCTACTTGTACGGCAAAAGCTTAAAGGAAAGAGCCAAAGCGCTGATTGATATTGCAGATCCGGCTCACCGTGAGGAGCTTTATAAAGAGGCTCGGGAGGTTTTGAAGCTAAAAATCTAACTGATTCAACGTTAACTCATTCGGATTTGCAATCCGAATGGAGTGAGCTGCGGATTTGAAACTGAGCTTGCGACCTCATGAACGAAGTGAGTAATCCGCGACTCTGGCTTTCGGATAACATATCCGAAAGAGTTGAATCCGGATGAGTAGGTTGAGTAGGTTTTAACGGTAGAAATTCATTTCATCCACATACTTGAACACGGGCTCGCTCAACAGGTACCTTACGTCCTTGCCTTCTTTGATGGCTCGGCGGATGAACGAAGCCGAAACTTTCATAATCGGGGCCTGAATTACGTTGACGTTTGGATGCTGATGAATCTCTGGCTTAATGGGAGGTGGAATGGATTCGGTTTTCTCCTGCTCGGTCAATACCCGTGGGTATACAACCAGGCTATGGTTCTTCAAAATGGTTTCGTAATTCTTCCATTTATGAAGGGTGCGTAAATTGTCTTCACCCATAATCAGAGCAAACTCATAACCCGGATACTTGTCTTGCAAATAAGCCAGGGTGTGAGCGGTATAGGAGGGCTTTTCGAGCTTGAATTCAATGTCAGAAACCCGAAGTTTATCGTTGTCCTCAATGGCCCTTCTTACAATTTCCAACCGGTGGTAGTCCGGAAGTAAACTTTCCTTGTTTTTAAGCGGGTTGCGAGGAGTGACCACCATCCAAACCTGGTCCAAATTGGTGTAGTTGGCCATGTGGTTGGCGATGATCAAATGACCCACGTGAATGGGGTTGTAGGTACCGAAATACAATCCGACTTTCATGATTCCAGGAATTTTGATACCCAGTCGTATGCCTGCTTTTTGGCATCATCCAGGTTGTCGTTTATCAGTAGCTTGTCAAATTGGTTGGCGTAGGCCAATTCTCTCTCCGCCTTGGCCAGGCGCATTTGAATTTTTTCTTCCGTTTCGGTTCCGCGACCGCGAAGTCTTTTGCCCAATTCCTCTTTAGATGGAGGCTGTACAAACAAACTTAACGCCTGATCTCCAAAGTAGCGTTTGAGATTGAGACCACCGATTACGTCCACGTCAAAAATGACCACTTTTTCAGCCAACCAAATCCGATCGATTTCGCTTTTCAGAGTTCCATACATCTGATTTGGATATACTTCTTCCCATTCTACAAAATCGCCGTTGGCGGCTTTGGATCTAAACTCGTCCGGACTTAGAAAATGATAGTCTTTCCCATTCTGTTCTTCCCCACGGCAAGGCCTGCTGGTTGCAGAAATGGAAAAGGACAAAGGCAAATCTGTATTGTCTAAAAGGTGGTGGACTAAAGTCGTTTTACCTGAACCAGAAGGGGCTGAAAAAATGATGGCTTTTCCTGAAAGCATAAGCGAATCTTACAAAACGTTTAAAACCTGCTCTTTGATTTTCTCAAGGGCATCTTTCATTTGAACCACCAATTGCTGCATCTCGGCGTGATTTGCCTTGGAGCCTATTGTATTGATTTCACGCCCCATTTCCTGAGCAATGAATCCCAATTTTTTTCCTTGGTTTCCGTTCAAGGCCATGGTCTTGCGGAAGTATTCAATATGTGACCGAAGACGTACTTTTTCTTCGTTAATATCCAGTTTTTCCAGGTAATAAATCAATTCCTGCTCAAAGCGGTTTTGATCCAATGCATCCAGTTCTTCCTGAACCTCCTGAAAGCGTTGTTGCAATTTTTGGCGCTTGGCTTCAATTCTTTCCGGGGCCAGTTTGAGTAGCTCTTCCAGTAAAGTTTCAATGGTATCCACACGATTGTTAAGGTCAGCTTCCAGCGCAGCGCCTTCCTTCTGACGGAAATCGTAGAGGTTGTTCAAACTTTCGTGAAGCAAGCTTTCAATGCAGCTCCATTCTTCATCTGTTGCTTCAAATGATTCCGTCTCAATCACATTCGGCATACGCAATACCGATTCAATCGGATTATCCGTGGAAACACCCAACTTACCTTCCAACTCTTTCAGTTGGTCGTGATAGTTCTGCGCCAATTCCTGATTAATTCGCGAACTCGGTAATGCCTCTACATTTTCAATGGAGATGATCAAATCAATTTTGCCGCGTTCGAGTTTTTTAAGAATCGTCGAACGGATAACTAATTCCCGATCGCGGTAAGTCGATGGAATTCGAGTTTTAATGTCACTGGTCTTGGAATTCAGTGACTTAGTTTCCACTGTTATTTTTTTTCCCTCAAAATCTGAGGCCGCCTTTCCGAAGCCGGTCATGGAAATGATCATACCAAAGTAAATTTAGGCTGCAAAGGTAACATTCGCCACCAGCCGTTCTTCATTTTTGTGGCTCTGAAGATTTAGCTAAACTTCCGGCTGACCAAAAATACCCCGCTAAAAATGAGTAGAGCAGCTACAATCTTAATCCAGTCGAGGGAATCCTTGCCCAAGGATATGGCAAACAAAGCGGCCAATATGGGCTGGGAATAGATGTAGACACTAACGGTTGATGGGTTGGTGTTTTTTAAGGCAAAGATGTTGAGCAGGTAGGCAAAGAAGGTAGTGCAAACAACCACAAAAGCTGTTTCCAGGGCAATTACCCAGGTAAAGGTTTCCCACTCAATCGCAGAAAACTGACCGATGCCGAAGGGAAAAACAAACAAAAATCCAAAAGTAAAAACCCACTTGATGACCGTTAACGGCTGGTACTTTTTCATCAGAGGCTGTACGATCACCAGGTAAATCCCATAGGATAGTGAGTTAAAGAAGACCAATAAATCACCCATCCAGGTATCCGCGCCAAAGGAGCTGTTGCCTTTTAGGGTAATCACCATAACCGCTCCACAAACTCCGAGCCCAATTCCAATTAATTTTTGTCGGGTAATGGTATTTCCAAGCAAAATGGCGGATGCCAACAAGACCAGAACTGGATTTGTGGTCATCATAATAGCTGCGTTGATTGGACTGGTTAAACTCAATCCCTGGAAGAACATCAATTGATTGGCCGCGACCCCAAAGGCTCCACAGGCGATCAACCGCAGCCAATCACCACGTTCGATTTTTTCTCGGGAAATAGTCGCATGCAGTAACCAAAACAGGACAAGGGCACCGATTACACGTAGGAAAATGAACCCAAAAGGTTGGATATAACCCTGCATAACATCCCGTGCGATGGTGTAGTTCATCGCGTAAATCAGGTTTGCCCCAATAAGGGCTAAATGTGCTCGAAGGACCAGGTTCAATTTTTGGGCAAAATAACAAGTATTAAAGAGTACATCCAAGATCCGGCCTGGAATAACTCTATTTTTGTCAGCAAATAAGTCGACGAATGAAACAATTGATAGTTCTTGGATTCCTTTTGATGAGCTTCCAGCTTTGGTCTCAGGAGGATGGAAAATTCTCTACGGCCGAGTTTAAGGTTGAGGGAGTATGCGGAATGTGTGAAGGTAGAATTGAAGAAGCGGCTAACTATACCAAAGGGGTGAAAATCTCCGATTGGGACAAGGAAACCAAAATGATCAAGGTGACTTACAACGCTAAAAAAGTGAGCCCGGAAGAAATCGGAAAATCAATTGCTAAAGCAGGCTACACTAACGATTACGCCAAGGCAGAAAGCAAAGACTACTCTAAATTACCGGGCTGCTGCCGTTACGAAGAAGTGGAAGATCATTAAAGGGCAGAGGCAATCGCCTCAACCGTTTTCTTGCTGTTTCCTATAAATACCTCATTATTTAGAACAACCACGGGCCTTTTAAGAAAGGTGTAGTGTTCCAAAATCAGGTTTTTGTAGTCGTTTTCTTCTAAGTTTTTGGAAGCCAGTCCCATGGACTTATAAAGCATGGCCCTTCTGGAAAACAAAGACTCGTAAGAACCCGAAAGCTCCTTCATTTCATCCAATTGCTCCGGGGTAATTTTGTTAGTTTTGATGTCCTGAAGTTCGAAGCCTTTAGCGGCCAGATCCAACTCTTTCAAAATACGGATACAGGTGCTACAGGTAGAGAGGTGATAGACTTTTTTCATAACGCGACAAAAATAGAAGGAAGCAAGTCCTAAGCGATAAAAATGGCCACAAAAACAGGCAAAAAGAAAAAGAAGTCGAGTCCGGTTAGGCAGCTCTTAAGTCCTCGCCGGGTGTTTATTCCCATCGCCATTGGACTGGCCGTTGCTGGCTGGATGCTTTGGCGTGAATTCGATCCTCAGGTTCTTTCCAAAATTCACTGGACCGGTTGGACGGCTATTTGGTTGCTGTTTGCCTTGGTTATGGTGGCCGTGCGCGATTTGGGTTACATGTACCGAATCCGCATTTTGACTGACAAAGAGATTAAGTGGCGCAATTCCTTTGATGTGATCATGCTCTGGGAATTTGCCTCGGCCATTTCGCCTTCGGTAGTTGGAGGCTCGGCCATTGCTCTGTTTATCGTTAACCGGGAAGGAATCAGTCTGGGTAGAAGTACCGCGGTGGTAATGGTTACCGCTTTTCTGGATGAACTGTTCTACATCATCATGGTACCCATTGTACTATTCGTGGTTGGAACGGCCAATTTATTTCCCGCCGAATTACAAAAAGAACTTCTTGGATTCAGCCTCGGAGCCAAACAAATCTTCTATGTAGGATATGGCTTTATTGTACTGCTTACAAGTATCATCATCAGTTCCATTTTCTTCTTTCCACGTGGCTTTAAGCGGTTGATTGTAGGATTTACCTACCTGTCTTTTCTTAAGCGATGGAGAGCTGATGCCATTCAAACAGGAAACGATATTATCACCACCTCCAAGGAGTTAAGGGGTAAGCCTTTTTCCTTTTGGGGCAAGGCATTTGGAGCAACGCTTTTTTCCTGGACCGCTCGTTTTTGGGTGGTCAATTTCTTGATCCTTGCCGTAGGTTCCTTGTCTTTTGGGGAGCACATGATGGTCTATGCCCGTCAATTGGTGATGTGGGTGATTATGCTCATCAGTCCTACTCCAGGTGGAACGGGAGTAGCGGAGTTTATGTTTAGCAAATTCCTGGGAGATTACATTGCCACTGGATTCGCTGAGGTAATTGCCCTGATGTGGCGTTTGCTTACCTACTACCCTTATCTATTTGTGGGAGCAATTGTTCTTCCTGGCTGGGTAAGACGCGTTTATCTAAAGCGTCGCCTCATTACCTTCAAGCGTCCTGAAAGCGCTAATTAATGGTTTCAAAATCTTTCAGGGTATTGGCTTTCAAGAGCCAAAGGGGAGATCTGAATATTTCCAATCCTGTCCTGCCTAAAAATTCTTGGAGGTCGGTTTTATAAAGGCCAACCACTCCACCAACAATTCTTTCATGTCTGTTATGGGAAGACTTAATGTGTCGTTGATAATGACGTCCGGTGATTGAAGAAAGACCTTGTCCGCTTCTGTACCGTCTGTAATAAATTGGTCATCATAGGGTCGATCACTTAGGGCGTCATCAAGAAGTTGAATGAAATCCTCCACCTCTACAAGAGACAAATGATCAATGAAACATAAGTTGAAATTTACATGGGGCGCCGGTAATGTGCCGTTCGAAACACATCGGTATGAGGTCAAATCATATTCTTCTGAATAACTCTTGACAAATTGCAACCCATAACGTTCCCGCAAGGTCATGATCGATTGAATTAGTTAGCCGAATTAGGCTCGTTACAAGGACTACTTAATTCTGTGCCGGGTAAACTACTGATTGGAGTTTAAAAATTCCACCGCCTTTTGGTACTCAATTCTTTCTCCATCAGCAATACCCACAAGGAAGGCATCTGGAATTCCTGAAAGCTTGATCACATTGAGTAAGCTCTCGGCATCCTTGGGATTGGTGAATTCACCGGTGTAGTAGCGAATCGGACTGCCACGCAATACTTTTACTTCACGCTGAATAATGTTTTCGTACTTCACGATTTCCAAAATCGGATCTACCTGGGTCACATTGGCACCCAGTTGAACGGATACGAATACATTGCTTTTCTTCTTAAGTTTCACGTCTTTGTAGGGACTGGAAGTAGGTGTTGTAGAAGTGGTATTGGCTGTTGACGTCCCCGCCGATTTAGATCGGGCTTCAGCTACAGAAACTTTTTGACCATCTGCATAGGCCACAATAAAAGCGTCAGTTAATCCTTTTTCGAAAAGCTCATTTTTAACGGCGACCACCTGATTAAAATCTGGGTATTTACCGATACGGTATTTATACAAACCACCTTCGGGTACTACATATACTTCATGCCCCAAATCGGCATAGCGCTGACTTTCTTTGTCAGATCCGGAGGCCGCAATTTGCAGGGCAAAATACACGGGAGGCTCGGGCCCGGTTTGAACTTGTACTGGAGGAGCAGGAGGAGTTTCTTTGATGGGAGTAGGTGCCGGTTCAGGCTCAACGGTTTCAGGTTCAGGCTCTTCTTCCTCTGCTAATTGGGGTTCTGAAGCGGCTTCTTCCGTTTCTTCATTTTCATTCTCGCTGGCACCGGCTACCACCGCACCTGCTGCCAATACCGTACCACCGGCCACTGCTGGGGTGCTAATGTTCGATCCTTCGGACGATGATGGCTCAGGTTCTTCCTCCTCAACCAATTCTGGCCCAGAGTTTTCGGGCTCTTCTTCTTGCACTAATTCAGGGCCGGGTTGGGAGGCTGTGTCCGGTTCGTCAATGACCAATTCGGGTCCTGGAGGGGGAGTAGGAGTGGTATCAGCAGCGACAACCACAGGCTCTGGCTCCGTTGTAGTATCCACTGGTGCAGCCTCTTCGATAGGACTTGAGCAAGGGTCTAAAAGATAAACTTGAAGATCGGATGCCTTGTCCAAGGCCACTTGAGCATTTGCGGTTCTGCTTTCGTAGGCGCTTTGTTTCTTTTTCTTGAGATCCACATTCATGGCCTTCTTGATGTGAAACCTAATTTCAATCAGTCCATTCTCGATTTTCGAAAAATCAAAATTGGCACAGGCACATTCCTTATGAAGTTTCAATTGATTGATCGAATTAGCCGCCAAATCAGCGTGTTTTCTGGCTTCGGTTAATACCCGGGTGACCTTTTCGTTTAGTGCTTCACTTTTTTCGTTCTGTGATCGTTTGGCCAGTTCCAAGGCATCATAGCTGCTCTTGTAGAGGCTTTTAACCTGATCGTTAAAGACCTCCAATTCTGCTTCGTAGAGGTCGCAGGTAGGCCTTTCTACCGATGCATTTAAGGCCAGGAAACTGAATAATAATAAAGAAAGTAGGCCTGTTCTCATAGTTTGATTTTTGTGCCAATACAACCAAATATAAACATCTTGATTAAAGCGATTCAGCTGGTACTGCGGAGTTAGGAACGTTCTATTCTGGAAAACCCGACAGCGCGATGCAGGTTGGGCTTACTTAATGGAGCATGCAGGCTTAATTGATTAACAAAGCGCCCTGAAAAACTTCAAATCAATTTGATCTCCACCTGAAACAGAAATCCTACTTTGGCCCAAAATTATCACGCATGAGAGGTTTAGTATCATTCACTTTTTTACTGAGTTTTTTCCTGATTTCTGGTTCATTGAGCGCCCAAGACTGCTACGAAAAATACCGTAGAGCTTTTAACGAACGCGGTGCCGAAGAGGTTGTTGACAGTACTTATGACAACATTATTATCAGTATTCGTGATGGTCAAACGACCAATTGCTACCTGGGAAAAGTGACCGTGAAAAACGGAAAGGTATTGCTGGATAATTTCTTCATCAAGCTAGAAGATGATACCTACGAAAATGTAGCTCCTCAATTCAAAACCTATGCTCCGGTAGAGATCAAAAATGGAATTTCTCAAATCATTTTGGATCGCCACGATGCACTTTACAACGTGGTTTTTATCGGCAACATAAAGCCTAAGAAAAAGGGGTATATGAAGGCCCCAGACTTCAAACTGGATTAGTCCTGCGGTAGCAGATTCAAT is a window encoding:
- a CDS encoding DUF4384 domain-containing protein gives rise to the protein MKHGLLLVLLLSTLLASAGKVSKKVLIKNVEAYAVGSESESPAQVKQKALNEAKLLALQKAGVTEQISSYSDFFVKEENGNMEEIFSTNILNDMQGVISDLELLSEEKKINDQGLLEVHIKANIEVIKFKQGMDPSFDLWMDGIKPVYVNKDLLTFTLKPNQEAYIRIFVFAEKQEAYQLYPNEYEKNKVFEAQKEYTFPKPSLDYQLETDLYKEQHRMVVVSLKQDIPFNAKVTYKDIMNWIFQIPPDQRRVTTFSFDVYSSDTSN
- a CDS encoding caspase family protein yields the protein MKKVYLLLFALFLGISSAVAQNTQYVYYQQEVKFFGIDFSHVKMIGTFGFEESDRIVDSYFARWNEILFEERVKYNVEQFFHKRRAMYHIHTFDKINRAVDHDQLVVSHDYRLDQVKIFESVNQYDLPVNSGLGMVLYAESFNKLERKAVIHVVFFDIATRDIITIQEMEGEPGGLGLRNYWANAIHDIFERWEVEAFRQVVLDKIYLTNEKQRKSLLNKLRGTEDLDRLVEIDEKTDKRLLEAGISKWPVDYYEPMKPPAQAVIQPRTRPVVKTVPKPQPQASAPPVISDVDVNIPNRGEKFPYRFALIIGNEDYQTFQPTLSSESNVDYANRDAEIFKNYCNQMLGVPDENVVFLQNARVVEMNRALQKISKAIELTDGKAEVFVYYAGHGFPDQNSRDPYIMPVDVSASDLTYGFKLSDVYKKLTEHECKRVTVFIDACFSGGARNQGLLAARAVKIVPKEDYLNGNIVVFSACSGSETAQPLHTEGHGLFTYYLLKKMQETSGDVSYADLYEYLKENIGLKAVFVNEKEQTPDVNASPGLGDSWKDWNLY
- a CDS encoding acetyl-CoA hydrolase/transferase family protein; this translates as MLKELNTVTAQEAVKIIESGNRVYVHTAAATPRHLVNAMTERYNELKDVEVVSIHTEWDAPYASEEYEGHFSVKTFFVGGNIRGSVNGGRASYIPMFLSEIPHFLRSGAMPIDVALIQVSPPDRHGYCSLGVSVDVSEAATDSARHVIAQVNPQMPRTHGDGIIHVSAIDAFVECEDPIYEVGFKEPSNIEMAIGHHIANLVEDGATLQTGIGGIPNAALKALENHKDLGMHTEMFSDGIIHLMEKGVLTGIHKHSHPEKVVSGFCLGSRKLYDFIDDNPGVIMCDVGWVNNTGVIRKNPKVTAINSAIEVDLFGQVCADSIGSRQYSGVGGQMDFIRGAALSEGGKAIIALPSSTRKGISRIVSRLNVGASVTTTRAHVHYIITEHGVAYLYGKSLKERAKALIDIADPAHREELYKEAREVLKLKI
- a CDS encoding nicotinate-nucleotide adenylyltransferase, encoding MKVGLYFGTYNPIHVGHLIIANHMANYTNLDQVWMVVTPRNPLKNKESLLPDYHRLEIVRRAIEDNDKLRVSDIEFKLEKPSYTAHTLAYLQDKYPGYEFALIMGEDNLRTLHKWKNYETILKNHSLVVYPRVLTEQEKTESIPPPIKPEIHQHPNVNVIQAPIMKVSASFIRRAIKEGKDVRYLLSEPVFKYVDEMNFYR
- the gmk gene encoding guanylate kinase, which gives rise to MLSGKAIIFSAPSGSGKTTLVHHLLDNTDLPLSFSISATSRPCRGEEQNGKDYHFLSPDEFRSKAANGDFVEWEEVYPNQMYGTLKSEIDRIWLAEKVVIFDVDVIGGLNLKRYFGDQALSLFVQPPSKEELGKRLRGRGTETEEKIQMRLAKAERELAYANQFDKLLINDNLDDAKKQAYDWVSKFLES
- a CDS encoding YicC family protein, yielding MIISMTGFGKAASDFEGKKITVETKSLNSKTSDIKTRIPSTYRDRELVIRSTILKKLERGKIDLIISIENVEALPSSRINQELAQNYHDQLKELEGKLGVSTDNPIESVLRMPNVIETESFEATDEEWSCIESLLHESLNNLYDFRQKEGAALEADLNNRVDTIETLLEELLKLAPERIEAKRQKLQQRFQEVQEELDALDQNRFEQELIYYLEKLDINEEKVRLRSHIEYFRKTMALNGNQGKKLGFIAQEMGREINTIGSKANHAEMQQLVVQMKDALEKIKEQVLNVL
- a CDS encoding DMT family transporter, whose product is MNYTIARDVMQGYIQPFGFIFLRVIGALVLFWLLHATISREKIERGDWLRLIACGAFGVAANQLMFFQGLSLTSPINAAIMMTTNPVLVLLASAILLGNTITRQKLIGIGLGVCGAVMVITLKGNSSFGADTWMGDLLVFFNSLSYGIYLVIVQPLMKKYQPLTVIKWVFTFGFLFVFPFGIGQFSAIEWETFTWVIALETAFVVVCTTFFAYLLNIFALKNTNPSTVSVYIYSQPILAALFAISLGKDSLDWIKIVAALLIFSGVFLVSRKFS
- a CDS encoding heavy-metal-associated domain-containing protein, producing MKQLIVLGFLLMSFQLWSQEDGKFSTAEFKVEGVCGMCEGRIEEAANYTKGVKISDWDKETKMIKVTYNAKKVSPEEIGKSIAKAGYTNDYAKAESKDYSKLPGCCRYEEVEDH
- a CDS encoding flippase-like domain-containing protein, with the translated sequence MATKTGKKKKKSSPVRQLLSPRRVFIPIAIGLAVAGWMLWREFDPQVLSKIHWTGWTAIWLLFALVMVAVRDLGYMYRIRILTDKEIKWRNSFDVIMLWEFASAISPSVVGGSAIALFIVNREGISLGRSTAVVMVTAFLDELFYIIMVPIVLFVVGTANLFPAELQKELLGFSLGAKQIFYVGYGFIVLLTSIIISSIFFFPRGFKRLIVGFTYLSFLKRWRADAIQTGNDIITTSKELRGKPFSFWGKAFGATLFSWTARFWVVNFLILAVGSLSFGEHMMVYARQLVMWVIMLISPTPGGTGVAEFMFSKFLGDYIATGFAEVIALMWRLLTYYPYLFVGAIVLPGWVRRVYLKRRLITFKRPESAN
- a CDS encoding response regulator transcription factor codes for the protein MTLRERYGLQFVKSYSEEYDLTSYRCVSNGTLPAPHVNFNLCFIDHLSLVEVEDFIQLLDDALSDRPYDDQFITDGTEADKVFLQSPDVIINDTLSLPITDMKELLVEWLAFIKPTSKNF